The proteins below are encoded in one region of Conger conger chromosome 17, fConCon1.1, whole genome shotgun sequence:
- the mphosph8 gene encoding M-phase phosphoprotein 8 isoform X1, which translates to MGEAANGAERFEPGDSEQDEEDVYEVESIIDMRMGEGEILYRVRWKNYTAEEDTWEPEANLEDCMEVLLAFRKKVTESKAMKEVPAVEVVQAVGSSAVQERQLAVASRCIVETQEEKEEKEEKEEKEEEKEEEEQVQLAASRLQSDLTPKKLPMKSDLFNADSESDSDKPEVSSPRKKKKKNLVEDLSPEMDTKKKKQKKEKKKWKQEKVLPGPESDRSETDDEDSAPAPAPPCAPNATEPKQTCGSDDGEEAIVTPKKRKKETSKDTGKHRRAEAKDAKKPKKEGREGKKRKENCKMLDSSEEEDQSATAEGELSEASEPQTAKAAQPAGKPHSVQGEEPMTMKAKQKQSKPGLKLQGIRDLIHEKKSKKPLAQPTEKENAHQKLKNLMNLKSQRPPRSVGEDEPSRLSSDSSEVAAVISVKKKSKVLEAASQGASSSPSSSSCSSSSAAVATMEEEAKLQSRSASGPKGKSSSMAKLEDSAEKDLPPSTNLFEKFLLNCEAKDRVSRRQSTHPTTLENRAEQAKPITPKTTGKAEKKAKTLKESLAQKLAPDKMEKAKKDTKMPGAPGPAKNPAVLEVEEKQGKSEKSDGQGTKREKSDRQLERKEHTDSPEKQTTEEATESRELGVAWEKTGEVQERKERVEELRERRERTQDAWGCRFEKKKAVTTMVTEGASPESADEAAAPGRVKERRRRREDSEPRLYIACEDNQDSLDLLEHTDRTKELTPAGLGHTHRTKELTPAGLGHTDRTKELTPADKGQTSLNIGVDLKLDWMTLEDFQKHLNGDDEIRSAIGLSPSELRDAVKGGDYLAVKLALGSKDDYNLDQEDSSGMSLTMLAAAGGRDDMLRLLIRKGVRVNGRQKNGTTALMHAAEKNFLSTVAILLEAGAYINAQTLVGETALMKACKRGNADVVRLLLEQGADCNILSKHQNNALNFAKLSNNMIVYDHVKDHMTLLSSVAEETIRAYFETRLALLEPVFPLACHRLCEGPDFSLEFSYKPPPHSPVEGSGILLFVFHANFLSEITARLCGPCSVHAVVLNDKFQLPIFLDSHFIYSFSPVPGTNKLFIRLAESPTAKVKLLICAYRVQVQ; encoded by the exons ATGGGGGAAGCGGCCAACGGAGCCGAAAGGTTTGAACCTGGAGACAGCGAGCAAGACGAGGAGGATGTATACGAGGTGGAGAGTATTATTGACATGCGTATGGGGGAG ggtgaGATCCTGTACCGCGTGCGGTGGAAGAACTACACCGCCGAGGAGGACACGTGGGAGCCGGAGGCCAACCTGGAGGACTGCATGGAGGTGCTCCTGGCCTTCAGGAAGAAGGTGACGGAGAGCAAGGCCATGAAAGAGGTGCCTGCG GTGGAGGTGGTGCAGGCGGTAGGCTCTAGTGCAGTGCAGGAACGTCAGCTGGCAGTGGCGTCCAGGTGCATTGTGGAAAcccaggaggagaaggaggagaaggaggagaaggaggagaaggaggaggagaaggaggaggaggagcaggtgcAGTTGGCAGCCAGTAGGCTGCAGAGCGACCTGACGCCCAAG AAACTGCCTATGAAGAGTGACCTGTTCAATGCCGACTCTGAGAGTGATAGTGACAAGCCAGAAGTATCATCCCctagaaaaaagaagaaaaagaatttGGTGGAGGACCTTTCTCCAGAAATGGatacaaaaaagaagaagcagaaaaaggaaaagaagaaatgGAAGCAGGAGAAGGTTCTGCCAGGGCCAGAGTCAGACAGGAGTGAGACTGATGATGAGGACAGcgctccagctccagccccGCCTTGTGCTCCCAACGCCACTGAGCCCAAGCAGACCTGTGGGTCGGACGATGGCGAGGAGGCCATCGTCACTCCCAAGAAGCGGAAGAAAGAGACGTCCAAAGACACTGGGAAGCACAGGAGGGCCGAAGCCAAAGATGCAAAAAAGCCTAAGAAAGAGGGCAGAGAGGggaagaagaggaaggaaaACTGCAAAATGCTGGATtccagtgaggaggaggaccAGTCGGCCACTGCTGAAGGTGAACTGAGTGAAGCTTCCGAGCCGCAGACCGCGAAGGCTGCCCAGCCGGCAGGGAAGCCCCATTCTGTGCAGGGGGAAGAGCCGATGACCATGAAGGCCAAGCAGAAGCAAAGCAAGCCAGGGCTGAAGCTGCAAGGTATCAGAGACCTCATTCATGAGAAGAAGAGCAAGAAGCCCCTGGCTCAACCCACTGAGAAGGAGAACGCCCATCAGAAGTTAAAGAACTTAATGAACCTCAAGAGCCAGAGGCCCCCCAGGAGCGTCGGCGAAGACGAACCCAGTCGCCTCTCTTCAGACTCCAGCGAAGTGGCCGCTGTCATCTCTGTCAAGAAGAAGAGCAAAGTGCTGGAGGCTGCTAGCCAGGGTGCATCAtcctcaccctcctcttcctcttgctccTCCTCATCAGCAGCTGTTGCCACCATGGAGGAAGAGGCCAAGCTGCAGAGCAGGTCGGCCTCGGGCCCAAAGGGCAAATCCTCATCCATGGCGAAATTGGAGGACAGCGCTGAGAAGGACCTCCCTCCGTCAACCAACCTGTTTGAGAAGTTTCTGCTGAACTGCGAGGCCAAGGACAGGGTGTCCCGGAGGCAATCCACCCATCCCACCACCCTGGAGAACCGAGCTGAACAGGCCAAGCCTATCACACCAAAG ACAACGGGGAAGGCTGAGAAAAAGGCAAAAACGTTGAAGGAATCGCTGGCCCAGAAACTGGCACCCGACAAGATGGAGAAGGCCAAGAAGGACACCAAGATGCCGGGGG CTCCAGGCCCAGCGAAGAACCCTGCCGTcctggaggtggaggagaagcAGGGGAAGAGTGAAAAGAGCGACGGTCAGGGCACGAAACGGGAGAAGAGCGACAGACAGTTGGAAAGGAAGGAGCATACGGACTCTCCGGAAAAGCAGACGACAGAAGAGGCGACCGAGTCCAGAGAGCTGGGAGTAGCCTGGGAGAAAACGGGGGAGGTACAAGAgcgtaaagagagggtggaggagctgagagagaggagggagcggACCCAGGACGCATGGGGGTGCCGGTTTGAGAAGAAGAAGGCAGTGACGACAATGGTGACGGAGGGGGCGTCTCCCGAGTCTGCGGACGAGGCGGCTGCACCCGGGAGGgtaaaagagaggaggaggcggCGGGAGGACAGCGAGCCACGCCTGTATATCGCCTGCGAGGACAATCAGGACTCTCTGGACCTGTTGGAGCACACCGACAGGACTAAAGAACTGACCCCTGCAGGACTCGGGCACACCCACAGGACTAAAGAGCTGACCCCTGCAGGACTTGGGCACACTGACAGGACTAAAGAGCTGACCCCTGCAG ACAAGGGCCAAACTTCTCTGAACATTGGGGTAGATCTCAAACTGGACTGGATGACCCTGGAGGACTTCCAGAAACACCTCAACGGAGACGATGAGATTCGTTCGGCCATAGGCTTATCTCCAA GTGAACTCCGGGATGCAGTCAAAGGCGGAGACTACCTGGCAGTAAAGCTGGCCCTTGGTTCTAAAGATGACTACAATCTGGACCAGGAG GACTCGAGCGGGATGTCTTTGACCATGCTGGCTGCAGCGGGCGGGCGGGACGACATGCTGCGGCTGCTGATCAGGAAGGGCGTGAGGGTGAACGGCAGGCAGAAGAACGGCACCACCGCACTCATGCACGCGGCCGAGAAG AACTTCCTGTCCACCGTGGCCATTCTCCTGGAGGCCGGGGCCTACATCAATGCGCAGACACTGGTGGGTGAGACGGCCCTCATGAAG GCATGTAAGAGGGGGAATGCAGACGTGGTGCGCCTCCTACTGGAGCAAGGGGCCGACTGCAACATCCTGTCCAAGCACCAGAACAATGCCCTGAATTTCGCCAAGCTCAGCAACAACATGATCGTCTACGACCACGTGAAGGACCACATGACCCT GCTCTCCAGCGTGGCAGAGGAGACGATCAGGGCATACTTTGAGACCCGGCTGGCCCTACTGGAACCCGTTTTCCCCCTGGCCTGCCATCGACTCTGCGAGGGACCTGACTTTTCCCTGGAGTTCAGCTACAAACCGCCCCCACACAGTCCTGTGGAGG gGTCAGGGATTCTCCTCTTTGTCTTCCACGCCAACTTCCTGAGTGAGATCACGGCAAGGCTGTGTGGGCCCTGCAGCGTCCATGCGGTGGTCCTCAACGACAAGTTCCAGCTGCCCATCTTCCTG gACAGCCACTTCATCTACTCCTTCAGCCCTGTGCCAGGAACCAATAAGCTCTTCATACGGCTGGCAGAGTCCCCCACTGCcaag GTCAAGTTGCTGATCTGTGCGTACAGAGTACAGGTACAGTGA
- the mphosph8 gene encoding M-phase phosphoprotein 8 isoform X2, which yields MGEAANGAERFEPGDSEQDEEDVYEVESIIDMRMGEGEILYRVRWKNYTAEEDTWEPEANLEDCMEVLLAFRKKVTESKAMKEVPAKLPMKSDLFNADSESDSDKPEVSSPRKKKKKNLVEDLSPEMDTKKKKQKKEKKKWKQEKVLPGPESDRSETDDEDSAPAPAPPCAPNATEPKQTCGSDDGEEAIVTPKKRKKETSKDTGKHRRAEAKDAKKPKKEGREGKKRKENCKMLDSSEEEDQSATAEGELSEASEPQTAKAAQPAGKPHSVQGEEPMTMKAKQKQSKPGLKLQGIRDLIHEKKSKKPLAQPTEKENAHQKLKNLMNLKSQRPPRSVGEDEPSRLSSDSSEVAAVISVKKKSKVLEAASQGASSSPSSSSCSSSSAAVATMEEEAKLQSRSASGPKGKSSSMAKLEDSAEKDLPPSTNLFEKFLLNCEAKDRVSRRQSTHPTTLENRAEQAKPITPKTTGKAEKKAKTLKESLAQKLAPDKMEKAKKDTKMPGAPGPAKNPAVLEVEEKQGKSEKSDGQGTKREKSDRQLERKEHTDSPEKQTTEEATESRELGVAWEKTGEVQERKERVEELRERRERTQDAWGCRFEKKKAVTTMVTEGASPESADEAAAPGRVKERRRRREDSEPRLYIACEDNQDSLDLLEHTDRTKELTPAGLGHTHRTKELTPAGLGHTDRTKELTPADKGQTSLNIGVDLKLDWMTLEDFQKHLNGDDEIRSAIGLSPSELRDAVKGGDYLAVKLALGSKDDYNLDQEDSSGMSLTMLAAAGGRDDMLRLLIRKGVRVNGRQKNGTTALMHAAEKNFLSTVAILLEAGAYINAQTLVGETALMKACKRGNADVVRLLLEQGADCNILSKHQNNALNFAKLSNNMIVYDHVKDHMTLLSSVAEETIRAYFETRLALLEPVFPLACHRLCEGPDFSLEFSYKPPPHSPVEGSGILLFVFHANFLSEITARLCGPCSVHAVVLNDKFQLPIFLDSHFIYSFSPVPGTNKLFIRLAESPTAKVKLLICAYRVQVQ from the exons ATGGGGGAAGCGGCCAACGGAGCCGAAAGGTTTGAACCTGGAGACAGCGAGCAAGACGAGGAGGATGTATACGAGGTGGAGAGTATTATTGACATGCGTATGGGGGAG ggtgaGATCCTGTACCGCGTGCGGTGGAAGAACTACACCGCCGAGGAGGACACGTGGGAGCCGGAGGCCAACCTGGAGGACTGCATGGAGGTGCTCCTGGCCTTCAGGAAGAAGGTGACGGAGAGCAAGGCCATGAAAGAGGTGCCTGCG AAACTGCCTATGAAGAGTGACCTGTTCAATGCCGACTCTGAGAGTGATAGTGACAAGCCAGAAGTATCATCCCctagaaaaaagaagaaaaagaatttGGTGGAGGACCTTTCTCCAGAAATGGatacaaaaaagaagaagcagaaaaaggaaaagaagaaatgGAAGCAGGAGAAGGTTCTGCCAGGGCCAGAGTCAGACAGGAGTGAGACTGATGATGAGGACAGcgctccagctccagccccGCCTTGTGCTCCCAACGCCACTGAGCCCAAGCAGACCTGTGGGTCGGACGATGGCGAGGAGGCCATCGTCACTCCCAAGAAGCGGAAGAAAGAGACGTCCAAAGACACTGGGAAGCACAGGAGGGCCGAAGCCAAAGATGCAAAAAAGCCTAAGAAAGAGGGCAGAGAGGggaagaagaggaaggaaaACTGCAAAATGCTGGATtccagtgaggaggaggaccAGTCGGCCACTGCTGAAGGTGAACTGAGTGAAGCTTCCGAGCCGCAGACCGCGAAGGCTGCCCAGCCGGCAGGGAAGCCCCATTCTGTGCAGGGGGAAGAGCCGATGACCATGAAGGCCAAGCAGAAGCAAAGCAAGCCAGGGCTGAAGCTGCAAGGTATCAGAGACCTCATTCATGAGAAGAAGAGCAAGAAGCCCCTGGCTCAACCCACTGAGAAGGAGAACGCCCATCAGAAGTTAAAGAACTTAATGAACCTCAAGAGCCAGAGGCCCCCCAGGAGCGTCGGCGAAGACGAACCCAGTCGCCTCTCTTCAGACTCCAGCGAAGTGGCCGCTGTCATCTCTGTCAAGAAGAAGAGCAAAGTGCTGGAGGCTGCTAGCCAGGGTGCATCAtcctcaccctcctcttcctcttgctccTCCTCATCAGCAGCTGTTGCCACCATGGAGGAAGAGGCCAAGCTGCAGAGCAGGTCGGCCTCGGGCCCAAAGGGCAAATCCTCATCCATGGCGAAATTGGAGGACAGCGCTGAGAAGGACCTCCCTCCGTCAACCAACCTGTTTGAGAAGTTTCTGCTGAACTGCGAGGCCAAGGACAGGGTGTCCCGGAGGCAATCCACCCATCCCACCACCCTGGAGAACCGAGCTGAACAGGCCAAGCCTATCACACCAAAG ACAACGGGGAAGGCTGAGAAAAAGGCAAAAACGTTGAAGGAATCGCTGGCCCAGAAACTGGCACCCGACAAGATGGAGAAGGCCAAGAAGGACACCAAGATGCCGGGGG CTCCAGGCCCAGCGAAGAACCCTGCCGTcctggaggtggaggagaagcAGGGGAAGAGTGAAAAGAGCGACGGTCAGGGCACGAAACGGGAGAAGAGCGACAGACAGTTGGAAAGGAAGGAGCATACGGACTCTCCGGAAAAGCAGACGACAGAAGAGGCGACCGAGTCCAGAGAGCTGGGAGTAGCCTGGGAGAAAACGGGGGAGGTACAAGAgcgtaaagagagggtggaggagctgagagagaggagggagcggACCCAGGACGCATGGGGGTGCCGGTTTGAGAAGAAGAAGGCAGTGACGACAATGGTGACGGAGGGGGCGTCTCCCGAGTCTGCGGACGAGGCGGCTGCACCCGGGAGGgtaaaagagaggaggaggcggCGGGAGGACAGCGAGCCACGCCTGTATATCGCCTGCGAGGACAATCAGGACTCTCTGGACCTGTTGGAGCACACCGACAGGACTAAAGAACTGACCCCTGCAGGACTCGGGCACACCCACAGGACTAAAGAGCTGACCCCTGCAGGACTTGGGCACACTGACAGGACTAAAGAGCTGACCCCTGCAG ACAAGGGCCAAACTTCTCTGAACATTGGGGTAGATCTCAAACTGGACTGGATGACCCTGGAGGACTTCCAGAAACACCTCAACGGAGACGATGAGATTCGTTCGGCCATAGGCTTATCTCCAA GTGAACTCCGGGATGCAGTCAAAGGCGGAGACTACCTGGCAGTAAAGCTGGCCCTTGGTTCTAAAGATGACTACAATCTGGACCAGGAG GACTCGAGCGGGATGTCTTTGACCATGCTGGCTGCAGCGGGCGGGCGGGACGACATGCTGCGGCTGCTGATCAGGAAGGGCGTGAGGGTGAACGGCAGGCAGAAGAACGGCACCACCGCACTCATGCACGCGGCCGAGAAG AACTTCCTGTCCACCGTGGCCATTCTCCTGGAGGCCGGGGCCTACATCAATGCGCAGACACTGGTGGGTGAGACGGCCCTCATGAAG GCATGTAAGAGGGGGAATGCAGACGTGGTGCGCCTCCTACTGGAGCAAGGGGCCGACTGCAACATCCTGTCCAAGCACCAGAACAATGCCCTGAATTTCGCCAAGCTCAGCAACAACATGATCGTCTACGACCACGTGAAGGACCACATGACCCT GCTCTCCAGCGTGGCAGAGGAGACGATCAGGGCATACTTTGAGACCCGGCTGGCCCTACTGGAACCCGTTTTCCCCCTGGCCTGCCATCGACTCTGCGAGGGACCTGACTTTTCCCTGGAGTTCAGCTACAAACCGCCCCCACACAGTCCTGTGGAGG gGTCAGGGATTCTCCTCTTTGTCTTCCACGCCAACTTCCTGAGTGAGATCACGGCAAGGCTGTGTGGGCCCTGCAGCGTCCATGCGGTGGTCCTCAACGACAAGTTCCAGCTGCCCATCTTCCTG gACAGCCACTTCATCTACTCCTTCAGCCCTGTGCCAGGAACCAATAAGCTCTTCATACGGCTGGCAGAGTCCCCCACTGCcaag GTCAAGTTGCTGATCTGTGCGTACAGAGTACAGGTACAGTGA